From the genome of Bradyrhizobium sp. SZCCHNS1050, one region includes:
- a CDS encoding DUF47 domain-containing protein: MLHWFRAVLPREERFFDLFARHNKVVIQGAHALQDMLQGGDDILRHCQRVSQLENEADNITREVLTAVRRTFITPFDRGDIKNLITSMDDAIDQMQQTAKAVVLFEVKEFEPTMREMGTLLVDCANLIGKALPLLQAIGQNVPMITAITEEMTKLEGRVDDLHDIGLKELFLKHRNANTMDFIVGAEIYDHLEKVADRFDDVANEINSIMIEQV, translated from the coding sequence ATGCTGCACTGGTTTCGCGCCGTCCTCCCGCGGGAGGAGCGGTTTTTCGATTTGTTCGCCCGCCACAACAAGGTGGTGATTCAAGGCGCCCATGCGCTGCAGGACATGCTGCAGGGCGGCGACGACATCCTCAGGCATTGCCAGCGCGTCAGCCAGCTCGAGAACGAGGCCGACAACATCACCCGCGAAGTGCTGACCGCTGTCCGCCGCACTTTCATCACCCCGTTCGACCGCGGCGACATCAAGAACCTGATCACCTCGATGGACGACGCCATCGACCAGATGCAGCAGACCGCCAAGGCCGTGGTGCTGTTCGAGGTCAAGGAGTTCGAGCCGACCATGCGCGAGATGGGCACCTTGCTGGTCGACTGCGCCAACCTGATCGGAAAGGCGTTGCCGCTGTTGCAGGCGATCGGCCAGAACGTGCCGATGATCACCGCGATCACCGAGGAGATGACCAAGCTCGAGGGACGGGTCGACGATCTCCACGACATCGGGCTGAAGGAGCTGTTCCTCAAGCACCGCAACGCCAACACGATGGACTTCATCGTCGGCGCCGAGATCTATGACCATCTGGAGAAGGTCGCCGACCGCTTCGACGACGTCGCCAACGAGATCAATTCGATCATGATCGAACAGGTCTAG